From Nitratidesulfovibrio vulgaris str. Hildenborough, a single genomic window includes:
- a CDS encoding DUF1956 domain-containing protein, whose amino-acid sequence MQGGSRERLLEAAGETFAEKGFHRASLREICTRAGMNVAMVKYHFGDKMGLYREVLHATFDAAAKARIQRTLVACPRQRLYDFIHDQLLRVRGGRRPPWYNRLMARELASPSPALDELVARGILPVSRELRGIVMDLLGEGATDREITLHSLSVVGQSLHHHHARAIIERLYPDLTYTQRDIAALAEHIVRFSLDALDAARKRITERAHGAQDNVAERGVLHSGRDVAHPSDAG is encoded by the coding sequence ATGCAAGGCGGAAGTCGTGAGAGATTGCTCGAAGCCGCAGGAGAGACCTTCGCCGAAAAAGGCTTCCACAGGGCGTCGTTGCGGGAGATATGCACCCGCGCCGGTATGAACGTGGCGATGGTGAAATACCATTTCGGCGACAAGATGGGGCTGTACCGCGAAGTGTTGCATGCGACCTTCGATGCTGCGGCAAAGGCAAGGATACAGCGTACGCTGGTGGCATGCCCACGTCAGAGGCTCTATGACTTCATCCATGACCAGTTGCTGCGCGTGCGGGGCGGACGACGACCGCCATGGTACAATCGTCTCATGGCGCGTGAGCTCGCCTCGCCTTCCCCGGCGCTCGACGAACTTGTCGCGCGTGGCATCCTGCCCGTGTCACGCGAGTTGCGAGGCATCGTGATGGATCTACTTGGCGAGGGCGCAACAGACCGGGAAATCACATTGCATTCGCTTTCAGTGGTGGGACAGTCGCTGCATCATCATCACGCACGGGCCATCATCGAACGTCTCTATCCAGACCTCACCTATACGCAGCGAGACATCGCCGCTTTGGCTGAACACATCGTGCGTTTCTCTCTCGATGCCCTTGATGCAGCCAGGAAGCGCATCACGGAACGGGCCCACGGCGCACAGGATAACGTTGCCGAGAGAGGCGTTCTCCATTCCGGACGGGATGTTGCGCATCCTTCGGATGCCGGCTGA